The Flavobacterium marginilacus genome window below encodes:
- a CDS encoding class I SAM-dependent methyltransferase, translating into MKDLFGKAMLDYQTNNEPEDLITETSISEADEMSVAYLFRSYAEMPKIEQKALQLAKGRILDVGCGAGSHSLSLQNERQLDVTSIDISENAIKTCKLRGLKNAKAQDLMTFENDKFDTIIVLMNGPGICGKLKNLSKFLLKLKSLLNKGGQILMDSSDIIYMFDDDEDGGRWIPTENEYYGETIFNITYKGEKEDPLDWLFLDYNTLQNAAFANGLQCEILLEGEHYDYLARLSI; encoded by the coding sequence ATGAAAGATCTTTTTGGGAAAGCAATGCTTGACTACCAAACCAATAACGAACCTGAGGATTTAATAACCGAAACTTCCATTTCTGAAGCAGATGAAATGAGCGTCGCTTATCTATTTCGCAGCTATGCCGAAATGCCTAAAATAGAACAAAAAGCATTACAGCTAGCCAAAGGAAGAATCCTTGATGTGGGATGCGGAGCAGGAAGTCACAGTTTGTCTTTGCAAAACGAAAGACAGCTTGATGTTACTTCTATCGATATTTCGGAAAATGCAATTAAAACTTGTAAACTCCGCGGATTAAAGAATGCTAAAGCACAAGACCTAATGACTTTTGAAAATGACAAGTTCGACACCATCATTGTTCTAATGAATGGGCCAGGAATTTGTGGCAAATTAAAAAATCTTTCTAAATTTCTTTTGAAATTAAAATCGCTATTAAATAAAGGGGGGCAGATTTTAATGGATAGCTCAGACATCATTTATATGTTTGACGATGATGAAGATGGCGGGAGATGGATTCCAACAGAAAATGAATATTATGGCGAAACCATTTTTAACATAACATACAAAGGAGAAAAAGAAGATCCTTTGGACTGGTTATTTCTAGATTATAACACATTGCAAAATGCCGCTTTCGCAAATGGCCTTCAATGTGAGATACTCCTTGAAGGAGAGCATTATGACTATTTAGCCAGACTTTCAATCTAA
- a CDS encoding YkgJ family cysteine cluster protein produces the protein MKPALNELGKLAKDKHIENKKYFDKLKKKTPKNLDYIMADIHEAEFKKTDCLKCANCCKTTGPLFTLADIERVSKFLRLKSQQFIEQYLRIDEDRDYVLQKVPCAFLDFENACMIYDVRPKACREFPHTDRKKFQQITDLTLKNVAICPAAFNIVEEMKKKLPL, from the coding sequence TTGAAACCAGCTTTAAACGAATTAGGAAAACTTGCCAAAGATAAGCATATCGAAAACAAAAAGTATTTCGATAAGTTAAAAAAGAAAACACCTAAGAATCTAGATTATATAATGGCGGATATTCATGAAGCCGAATTTAAGAAAACGGATTGTTTAAAATGTGCTAATTGCTGTAAAACTACTGGACCGCTATTTACTTTGGCGGACATTGAGAGAGTTTCTAAGTTTTTAAGACTAAAATCACAACAGTTTATCGAACAGTATTTGCGTATAGATGAAGATAGAGATTATGTGTTGCAAAAAGTTCCCTGTGCTTTCTTAGATTTTGAAAATGCCTGTATGATCTATGATGTACGCCCAAAAGCATGTAGAGAGTTTCCGCATACAGACCGAAAAAAATTTCAGCAGATTACAGATTTAACGCTTAAGAATGTTGCAATATGTCCAGCAGCATTCAATATTGTTGAAGAAATGAAAAAAAAATTACCGCTCTAA
- a CDS encoding ABC transporter permease: MNLEYFIAKRLITAKDYKSSISAPIINIAISAIAIGMVMMIVSVATGIGLQNKIREKIAAFNGHIIISNYDNNQSEITLSPIDKNQGFYPKFNTVPGVSHIQAIASKSGIVRTETAFEGIIFKGVGNDYQWGNIKEYLVSGRLPDLSKNVTQEVVISQFLANRLQLKVGDFFNTFFIKENQNQLPNVRRFKIAGIFNSGFQQFDATYIIGDIRHIQRINKWSSNQIGAFEVFVKDFNTIKETGEQVYKSTSSNLDTKTIIEKYSYIFEWLQLFDFNIIVILVVMILVATINMVVALLVLILERTQMIGILKALGADNWSIRKVFLYNAFYLIVKGLFWGNLIGISLLLLQQQFGVIKLNPENYYVNQAPVYLDLGYILALNFLTVTICALVLLIPSYIVTKISPVKAIRFD; this comes from the coding sequence TTGAATTTAGAATATTTTATAGCCAAAAGGCTTATTACTGCCAAAGATTATAAAAGCAGTATTTCGGCTCCAATAATCAACATTGCTATCTCGGCTATTGCTATTGGTATGGTCATGATGATTGTTTCAGTGGCAACTGGTATAGGATTGCAGAATAAAATCCGAGAAAAAATAGCTGCTTTTAATGGGCATATTATAATTTCGAACTACGATAATAACCAATCCGAAATTACATTATCGCCTATTGATAAGAATCAGGGTTTTTACCCAAAGTTTAATACTGTTCCGGGAGTAAGTCATATTCAGGCAATAGCAAGTAAGTCTGGAATTGTTAGAACAGAAACTGCATTTGAAGGGATTATTTTCAAAGGAGTTGGAAATGATTATCAATGGGGGAACATAAAAGAGTATTTAGTTTCTGGAAGATTGCCTGATTTGTCTAAAAATGTTACTCAAGAAGTAGTAATTAGTCAATTCTTAGCTAATCGTTTACAATTAAAAGTTGGTGATTTTTTTAATACCTTTTTTATTAAGGAAAATCAAAATCAATTGCCAAATGTTCGAAGATTTAAAATAGCTGGAATTTTTAATTCCGGATTTCAGCAGTTTGATGCTACCTATATAATAGGTGATATTAGGCATATTCAGCGGATAAACAAATGGAGTTCAAATCAAATTGGTGCATTTGAGGTTTTTGTAAAAGATTTCAATACAATAAAAGAAACAGGGGAGCAGGTATATAAATCAACATCCTCAAATCTGGACACCAAGACAATCATTGAAAAGTACAGTTATATATTCGAATGGCTGCAGCTTTTTGATTTTAATATTATCGTAATATTAGTGGTGATGATATTGGTTGCAACCATAAATATGGTAGTTGCGTTATTGGTATTAATACTTGAACGCACGCAAATGATAGGAATTCTAAAGGCATTAGGTGCGGATAATTGGTCAATCAGGAAAGTTTTTCTTTATAATGCGTTCTATCTTATAGTAAAAGGATTGTTTTGGGGTAATCTCATTGGGATTTCGTTGTTGCTGTTACAGCAGCAATTTGGAGTCATAAAATTAAATCCTGAAAACTATTATGTAAATCAAGCGCCAGTATACCTTGATTTAGGATATATCTTAGCGTTAAATTTCCTTACGGTAACAATTTGCGCACTTGTATTATTGATACCGTCATATATAGTCACAAAAATTTCTCCGGTCAAAGCTATTCGATTCGATTGA
- a CDS encoding energy transducer TonB translates to MKKFLLSVITLFIVDFASAQVTATIVDDAPYSYEEVEVRPEFPGGNAAFLTFISSNFQMPEYDGTGGTLKVAFIIEVDGSVTNVNVVKDLGGGTGAEAKRVISKSPKWTSGETRGKKVRVLYEVPIKIAGQG, encoded by the coding sequence ATGAAAAAATTTCTACTTTCTGTAATTACTTTGTTTATTGTGGATTTTGCTTCGGCACAGGTAACTGCCACTATTGTTGATGATGCCCCTTATAGTTATGAGGAGGTAGAAGTGAGACCAGAGTTTCCAGGAGGAAACGCTGCATTCTTGACTTTTATCAGCAGTAATTTTCAAATGCCGGAATACGATGGCACCGGAGGGACTTTAAAAGTTGCTTTTATTATCGAAGTTGATGGTAGTGTAACTAATGTTAATGTAGTAAAAGATCTTGGCGGAGGCACTGGTGCTGAAGCAAAGAGAGTTATTAGTAAGTCTCCTAAATGGACCTCAGGAGAAACCAGAGGAAAAAAAGTTAGGGTTCTATATGAAGTGCCTATTAAAATTGCGGGTCAAGGTTAA